GAACTAACATCTAAAGCAGATGTTATTTCATCGGCAATTAAAAATTCTGGATCTAAGATTGTAGATATAATCATAATAACTCTTTGTTTCATTCCACCTGATAATTCAAAAGAATATCTATTTAAAACTGATTCATCAAGATTAACTAAGTCTAAGCGATCTTTTACTTTCTTAAAAAATTCTTTATTTGTTTTCACTCCATGCTGTTTTGCTAAATCTGATATATAAGTTTTTATTTTTTTAGTAGGAGAAAAAGCATCTAAAGCATATTGAGGAATTAAAGAAATTGTTCTTAAACGCAATTTTTTAAATTCTTTTTCACTCATATTCATTATCTTGTTTCCAACTAAATCAACCTCACCAGACATATATTTTAGAGGTCTTTTACAGGAAATAAAAGTATTAGCTAACGTACTTTTTCCACAACCAGATTCACCTGCTAACCCCAGAATTTCTCCTTTTTTTAAATTAAATGTTACATTATCTACTGCTTTAACCTGACCTTTTAAAATATCATAATATGCTTTTAAGTTTTTTACTTTTAATATATTTTCAGTCATAATTTACATCTCCCTTAATCTAGGGTTAAAGGCTGCATCTAAGCCTGTATTTATAAAATAAAGTGCTGTAATTAAAATCGCAAGTATTAATCCAGGTATTATAGCCCACCACCACATACCAAGTTGTATTCCATTCCAGTTTACAGCATTCTGCATTACAAGTCCCAGAGAAATTCCTTTAGTTGGGCCAAGACCTAAAAATTCAAGCTGAACGGTGGCCAACATCGTACTATTAAACTGTTGAATAAATACCATAAATACATATGAAAACATGTTTGCTGCAATATCTTCTCTTAGAATTCTACCAACACTTATCGCAGATATTCTTGATAAGGAAACATATTCTTCATTTTTTAAAGAAAGTGTCTGTGACCTAACAGCTCTAGCAGTCCAGGGCCATGCAGTTAAAGAAACAATTACAGCCATAATTACAACCCCTCTAACCTCAAGAAACGCAGCAATTACAATCAACAAAGCCAGTTGAGGAATTACCACAAAAATATTTGTAAGCATCATTAAAAGTTCATCAAAAATTGTACCTCCATAATAACCTGCTAAAAATCCAATTACACAACCGACTAAAGTTGCTATTGTACCGGCTATTGCTCCAACTAAAAGGGTTGAACGTAAACCATAAACTGTTCTAGTAAATACATCTCTCCCATCAATAGTTGTTCCAAAAAAATGTTGACTGGATGGAGGTAAATATCCTGCTCCTGCATATTCATCATACTCATATTTTGATATCATAGGTCCAAAAACTGCTAACATAAATACTAAAACAACTATTGTTAGGCCAAATATAACCTTTTTGTTTGTTAATGCATAATATAAGTTTTCATGTTTTGCCCAAAAGTTTTTTAACATAACTTACATCTCCTCTGTATATGAAAGTCTTACTCGCGGATCAATAAACATATAGATTATATCT
The genomic region above belongs to Halanaerobiales bacterium and contains:
- a CDS encoding ABC transporter ATP-binding protein, yielding MTENILKVKNLKAYYDILKGQVKAVDNVTFNLKKGEILGLAGESGCGKSTLANTFISCKRPLKYMSGEVDLVGNKIMNMSEKEFKKLRLRTISLIPQYALDAFSPTKKIKTYISDLAKQHGVKTNKEFFKKVKDRLDLVNLDESVLNRYSFELSGGMKQRVIMIISTILDPEFLIADEITSALDVSSQRFVATMLSNLRDLEIIKSSIFITHDLSILYQIADRIMIMYAGNFAEIGPTDEIVNNPRHPYTRALIDSLPQVGIQYNDKKLSGIKGTPPYLLNIDEGCRFRQRCPYSIDKCEKNPEREKVAEDHFVSCWRWKELGSDLNGKK
- a CDS encoding ABC transporter permease encodes the protein MLKNFWAKHENLYYALTNKKVIFGLTIVVLVFMLAVFGPMISKYEYDEYAGAGYLPPSSQHFFGTTIDGRDVFTRTVYGLRSTLLVGAIAGTIATLVGCVIGFLAGYYGGTIFDELLMMLTNIFVVIPQLALLIVIAAFLEVRGVVIMAVIVSLTAWPWTARAVRSQTLSLKNEEYVSLSRISAISVGRILREDIAANMFSYVFMVFIQQFNSTMLATVQLEFLGLGPTKGISLGLVMQNAVNWNGIQLGMWWWAIIPGLILAILITALYFINTGLDAAFNPRLREM